The following is a genomic window from Thermoanaerobaculia bacterium.
TCTACGCGGGGTTCGCGGCGCCGCTCGCGGCGACGTTCGCGATCCGCATCGCGGTCCTCCACGGCTTCCTGATCTCGAAGCAGGCGGGATTCTTCGAGCTGGAGAACCCTCTCGTCTCTCTCCCGACGCTTTCGCGCCTCGCCAACGCCGGCGCGGTCATGCTGCGGAACCTCGGCAGGATCGTCTTCCCGGCGCACCTCTCGGCCGACGAATCGGCATGGCAGCTGCCGATCGCGAAGCCGGGAGACGCGCTCTTCTGGGCGGCGCTCCTCGCGGTCGGCCTCCTCGCCGGATCCGGAATCGCGCTCTTCCGGAGGCGTCCCGCCGCGGGATTCGGGATCCTCTTCTTCTTCGTGGCGGCGCTCCCGACCTCGAATTTCCTCTTCGCGACCGGAACGATCATGGCCGAGCGGCTGATGTATCTCCCTTCGGCCGGAATCGCGGTCGCGCTGGCGGCATTCCTGCCGGGCGACGCCGCGGCGCTTTCGCGCCGGCCGGTGCGGGCGGCGGCCCTGGCGGCCGCGATTCTCCTCCTCCTCTTCCGGACGATTTCGCGGAACCCGGTCTGGGAGAGCGACGAGACGCTCTTTCGGAACCTGATTCTCACGTCGCCGAACAGCGCGAAGGCTCACTACGACTTCGCCTATGCGGAGGCGGACCGGCGCCGGCATCGCACCGCCTACGATCAGTACGCGGTCGCGACGGCGATCTACGCCCGCTACTACGACGCGTGGGCGGGCCGCGGGAGGATGGCGGGGGAGCTCGGCGACCTCGCGGAGTCGGTCGAAGACGGACGGAGATCGGTCGCGATCTTCCCCCCGTACGAGAACGGGTGGTTCACGATCGGCGATTCCGCGGAGCGGCGGGGCGATTTCGCGGCGGCCGACGCCGCGTACGCCGAGGGTCTCCGGAAGTGCCCGACCTCGTTTCCCCTCGCGTACCACCGCGCCGCATTCCTTTTCCGCCGAGGCCGGCTCGACGAGGCGGTGGAGGCCTACCGGCTGGCGATCTTTCTCAGCCCCGACATGGCGCTGAATCACGAGGACCTCGGGCGCGTCTTCTTCGCGAAGGGGTGGACCGAGAAGGCGGAGGTCGAGTGGGAAGCGGCGCTGGACGATTTCCCGACCGACGGCGTGGCGCTCTCGGGGCTCGCGCGGATCGCCGAGGAGCGGGAGGACTTCGACGAAGCCGCCGAACTGCGGGTGACGCTCTTCGACGCGAGCCGCGACCGGTCGGACCTGCTGGCGCTCCTCGTCGATCTGCCGCGCGCGCCCGAGACGTCGCGCGACGTCTCCCGGCGATGGGCGGCGTGGAGCCGGCGGCAGCCCTCGCTCTTCGCGGAACCGGCGATCGCCTCCCGGCGGCCGCCCTCCTCGTCCGCGCTCAGCGCGGTTCCGGGCCGGGCGGGGGCGGCTCCTCCGGCGCGATCGGCGTATCGGCGGAGCATCGCCGCTGGGCCGCGAGGTGAGGATGCGTCCGCTGATAGCGCAGGATCAGGCCGTGGACGAGGAAGTACGTCACGGTCGCGGCGAGCGCCGACGCGACGACGGAGCCGACGGTGAGCGCCGCGAGGTAATTCCACCCGCTCCCCCGCAGCGTGTGCCAGAACTTCTTGTGGAGGATCTCCCGCCACGGGAGGCGGGGAGCGAGCGACGGGGAGAGGCGGAGAATCTTCTTTCCGAGGAACTCCTCGAACGTGATCACCGGCACGACCGTCCACGGATTGACGACGAAGGTCCCCATCACGACGTCCACCTTCGAGAGGCCGAGCAGGAAGGCGAGACCGAGGGCGATCAGCGTGTGGAATCCGGTCAGCGGCGTGAAGAAGCTGATGGCGACGCCGAGGGCGAAGGCCGCGGCGATCCGCTCGGGCGGGTCCTCCTTCCCCATCAGATGGAGGATGAAGCGCTGCCATCGCCCCGAGAAGATGCTCATGCGAGGTGGTCGTATCCGCGCTCCGGCACCGGGCGGCGGCGGCCGCGCTCCTCGGCGAACACTCCCCGCCCCCGCTCGACGCGCCCGACTTCGGAGACCGGAGTCGCGAGACGGCGGCCGAGCGCGACGATCGCCGGGGCGCGGCGCGGGGACGCCGTGAAGAGGAGCTCGAAATCGTCGCTCGCCGCCGTGAGGACCCCCGAAGGGATCCCGGAGAAGACGAGCTTCACCCGGGACGCGCGCGCGAGCCGGTGCGCGTCCTTTCCGAGCCCGTCGGAGACGTCGATCATGGCGGTCGCCCAGCGCCGCCGCGCGAGGTCCCGCGCGAACGCGATCCGCGGTTCCGGATCGAGGTGGGGCTTCTCGCGCCGCGCCGGGGCTTTCCCCGCCCTTCGTTTCCGGAAGCCGAGCGCTTCGGCCGCCGCGCCCGCCGTCCCGGTCGTGAACAGGCGGTCGCCGGGAACGGCGCCCGAGCGGAGGACCGGCCGCTTCGCCCTTCCGACGAGGCAGATCGTGACGAACGTCGCCGGGGCGCGGGAGAGATCGCCTCCCCACAGGGCGGCCCCGAACGGGCGCATCTTCGCGAGAACGCCTTCCGCGATGCGTTCGGCGTACGAGGCGACCCGGCCCGGCCCGAGGCCGATCGTGAGGAGGTATCCCTCGGGGTCCGCTCCCATCGCCGCGAGATCGGAGAGGTTGGCCGCCGCGGCCCGGCGGCCGATCGCGCGCGGACGCTCGCCCCGCAGGAAATCGATCTCCTCGACGAGGGTGTCGGTCGTGATCGCGTAGCGGCCGCGCGCCGCGTCGATCACCGCGGCGTCGTCGCCGATTCCGACGGCGAGCCGGATTCCCTTTTCGCGCCGCCGCGGAGCCAGGCGCCGCGCGGCCGCGGCGAGCCGGGCCGTGAGCGCATCCTCCCCGCGAAGGGGGCTCATGCGGAGGGACGCGGGGGCTCGGGCGGAAGCGGGCCGCTCCGTTTCCTCGGGACGGGCGGTTCGGCCGGCGGAGCCGGCGCGGCCGGCAGGAGCGCCGCCGCGAGAACCTCGTCCACGCTCGAAACGTAGCGGATCTCGAGCCCCGCGAGAACGTGCGGCGAGATCTGCTCGACGTCGCGGCGATTGAATTTCGGCAGCAGGACGTGGCGGATCTTCGCTCGCTTGGCGGCCAGGACCTTCTCCTGGACGCCGCCGATCGGCAGCACCTCGCCGCGGAGCGTGATCTCGCCCGTCATCGCGAGGTCCTTGGAAACCGGGCGCCCCGTGAAAGCGGAGATCATCGCCGTCGCCATCGTGATGCCGGCGGAAGGTCCGTCCTTCGGGATCGAGCCCTCCGGAACGTGGACGTGGAGGTCGTGGTTCTCGAAGTACTCGTCGGGAATCGAGAGCTCCTGCGCGTGCGCCTTGGCGTAGGTCAGGGCCGCCTGGGCGGATTCCTTCATCACGGCGCCGAGCATTCCGGTCAGCAGGATGCCTCCCTTCCCCTTGACGACGCTCGCCTCGATGAAGAGCACGTCGCCGCCGACGGGGGTCCACGCCAGCCCCGTCGCGACGCCGACCTCGTCCTTCTTCAGGCGCTCCTCGGAGAAGAACTTCGTCGGTCCGAGCATCCGCGCGGCGACCGCGGGCGTGATCCGGAACTTCGTCTTCTTCCCGCGGGCGACCGCGACGGCGACCTTCCGGGCGACGGACCCGATCTCGCGCTCCAGGTTCCGCAGCCCCGCTTCGCGCGTGTACCCCTCGATGATGTGCCGCAGGCCGGCGGTCGTGAACTCGATCGCGTGCTCGGTCACCCCGTTCTCGTCGAGCTGCTTCGGGATGAGGTGCTGGCGCGCGATCTGGAGCTTTTCCCCTTCCGTGTATCCCGACAGCGAGATCACTTCCATCCGGTCGAGGAACGCCGGCTGGATCGGGTCGAGCATGTTGGCGGTCGCGACGAAGAGGACGCGAGACAGATCGTACGGGACGCCCAGATAGTGGTCGCGGAAGGTCGAGTTCTGCTCGGGATCGAGCACCTCGAGGAGGGCCGAGGAAGGATCGCCGCGGTAGTCGGCCCCGAGCTTGTCGATCTCGTCGAGCATGAAGACGGGGTTCGAGGTTCCGGCCTGCGAGATTCCCTGGATGATCCTTCCCGGCAGCGCGCCGACGTAGGTGCGGCGGTGCCCGCGGATCTCCGCCTCGTCCCGCACGCCCCCGAGCGACAACCGGATGAACTTGCGGTCGAGAGCGCGCGCGATCGAGCGGCCGAGCGACGTCTTGCCGACCCCCGGCGGTCCGACGAAGCAGAGGATCGGCCCCTTCATCGTCTTTTTCAGCGTCTTGACCGCCAGGAACTCGATGATGCGCGCCTTGATCTTCTCGAGGTCGTAATGATCCTCGTCCAGGATCCGGCGCGCGCGGTCGAGGTCCGACGCGTCCGTCGAGTAGGTTCCCCACGGGAGGCCGGTCATCCAGTCGAGGTACGTCCGGATGATCGCCGTCTCGGCGGAGTCGGGATGGCTTCGTTCGAGGCGCTTGATCTGCTTGCCGACTTCCGCGGCCGCCTCCTCGGAGAGCTTCTTCTCGCCGACGAGACGGCGGTAATGCTCGATCTCCTCCGAGAGCTCTTCTCCTTCGCCCAGCTCCTGCTGGATCGCCTTGAGCTGCTGGCGCAGGAAGTACTCGCGCTGCGACTTGTCCATCTCGCCGCGCGCCTGCGACGTGATCTCCTGCTGCATCGTGAGGACGTTGATCTCCTTGAGGATCTCTTCGTTGACGAGGCGCAGGCGCGGGATCGCGTCGACGGTCTCGAGGACGCGCTGGGATTGCTCGGCCTTGAGCTCCATGTTGGAAGCCGCGAGATCGGCGAGACGAGCGGTGTCCTCGAGGTTGGCGGCGATGAGCATGACCTCGGGCGAGATGTTCTTGCCGAGCGTGACGCTCCGCTCGAGGTTCTGCTTCACCCCGCGGACGAGGGCTTCCTCCTCCGGAGCCAGACGCTTCGACGGCTCCGGCTCCGGAACGCGCGTCACCTTCGCGCGGAAGTAGGGATCCTGCTGGAGGAACGAGTTGACGCGCGCCCGGGAGACTCCCTGGACGAGGAGGCGGATCCGGCCGTCGGGGAGCTTCAGCATGCGCATGATGGCGGCGAGCGTGCCGACGTCGTGGAGGTCGCCGGGAGCGGGGTTCTCGTTTTCGCTGTTCTTCTGGAGGGCCAGCATGATCACCCGCTGCTCCGCGAGGGCCGCGTCGACGGCGTTGATCGACTTCTCGCGGGAGACGGAGAGCGGCACGATGATGTAGGGGAAGACGACCATGTCCTTCAGGGGCAGAACGGGAACGATGTCGGGGATCGGGATCTCTCCGACGGACTCCGCCGGTTTTTCGAATTCCCTGTCGGGCATCACGAGTTTCCTTCCGAGATCCGGATCTGGATCTCGACGAACCGCCGGCGCTCCGTGGCCACTCTCGGAAGAGCGACCGTCAGGAGACCGTCGCGGAGCGTCGCGGAGGCCTGTTTGAGATTCACGGGGTAGGGGATCGGGACGATCTTTTCGAAGTCGCCGAAGAAGCGCTCCATGCAGAGGAACTTCGCGCCCTCCCCCTCCTGGGGTTCGGCGCGCTTGACGCCGCGGATCCGCACGCGGTTGCCCTGGGCCGCGACGGAGAGGTCCTCGGCGGAGAGTCCGGGAACCTCCACGATGATGCGGACCTCGTCGGCGTCTTCGAGGACGTCCGCGTTGGGGTCCCACGCCGCGGCCGTGGCGAGCGCCGCACGCTGGTTCTCGAGGATCCCGGAGAAGAGGCGGTTGAGCTCCGACTGGAGGCGCGTGATTTCCATGAGCGGCCCGAACAGGCCGGCGCGTCTCAAGAAGGGCTCTCCGTCGCCCGGGTGTTCCCGGCTCCCGCGTCGGGCTCCAGGCGCGGGGAGACGCGAGCGAGACGGGATGCGGGCCCGGCTGCCGCGTCCCGAGGCGTACCGGCGGCGCACGTCGGACGCGCGCCCGTATTCACTCGATGGATCGCCGCGCCCACTATCTTGCTCCCTTGGGCTGGCGGCGGCCGCTCAGCAGCGTCTTCAGCTCGTCCAGGAACTCTCCGACGTCCTCGAACTGCCGGTAGACGGACGCGAAGCGTACGTAGGCGACTTCGTCGAGTTCCTTGAGGCGTTCCATGACCAGAGAGCCGATCTCGCGCGTCGTCATTTCGCGATCGGCGCTCTCGTGGAGCCGGTTCTCGGCCTCGTCGGCGATCGCGTCGAGGCGGGCCGAGGGGATGGGCCGTTTCTCGCAGGCGCGTGAAAGGCCCGCCCGGAGCTTCTTGCGGTCGAACGGCTCGCGCCGCCCGTCGTTCTTCACGACCATGTAAGGGATGTCCTCGATCGTCTCGTAGGAGGTGAATCGGCGGTTGCAGACGGTGCACTCGCGGCGGCGGCGGATGAATTCGCCGTCACGCCCTTCGCGGGAATCGACCACCCGGTCTTCCAGCCCTCCGCAAAAAGGGCACTTCATCCGGCTAATCTATCCGATTCGCAGTTTCCCGCCGCGGTCGGCCGGCGGGAGCGCAGAAATCCGCCCGTTCGCGGGAGCGGGCCGTTTCGGGATCAGCGCGGCTCGTCGGCGGCGGTTTCGGCGAGGGCCGCGAGAGACTCGCGTTTCCGGCGCGGTCCCGCCGCGAAGAGCCAGAATCCCAGGACCGTCACCGGCGTGAAAGCGATGAACCAGTAGACGATCGCCAGCCCGGTCGCGGCGTCGACGTCGATTCCGTAGAAGAGCGTGAGCGCGACCTGGCAGAGCTTGTGGAAGCCTCCCACCCCTCCGGGCGTGGGGATCGCGAGACCGATCAGCGTCGCGACGACGATCAGGATCGACGCCGCGGGCGCGAGCGGCAGCCGGAACGCCCGGAAGAGGAACGCGACCTGTCCGCACACGATCGTCCAGAGCAGAACGGAGAGGAGCGCGGTCGCGGCGAGCGTCGGCCCGTGACGAACCGGGCGCATGCCGTCGAGAAACGACGAGAACGCGTCTTCGGCCGGCTTGCGGAGCCGGGCGGGAAGCCACCGGGTCATCCGCGACACGAGCTTTCGGGCGCCCTGCCGGCGTCCCGTCGCGACGAACGCGATCGCGAAGAAGACGGCCGCGCCGGCGCCCGAGACCAGAGCGAGCGCCCGCATGCTCGAAAAAACGGCGGCCGCGTGGCCCGAGAACGCCGGGTGGAGGCCGGGCCAGAGACCGTAGACGAGAAAGAGGGCGAGGACGGTCGTGAGGTCGAAGACCCGCTCGAAGAGGACCGACGCCACGCAGGCCGAGAGCGGCACTCGGGTCCGCCGGGCGAGAACGACCGGACGGACGACCTCGCCCGCCCGGGCCGGGAGGACGGTCGAAGCCGCGAACCCGATGCACGTGGCGGCGAAGGTCGGCCCGAAATCGACCTCGCCGACCGGCCGGAGCAGCACCTGCCAGCGCCAGGCCCGCAGCGGAATCGCCGTGAGAGCGCACGCCAGGGAGAGGAAGAAGGGAATCGGGGCGACCTGGGCGATCCGGCGGGCGACGTCGTGGAGATCGACCCGGGCGAGGAAGAAAACGAGCAGCGCGACCGCGAGCGCGACCGAGGCGACGACCTTCCCCCGGTGCGCGTTCCCCATGCCGCCTTCTACCATGAACGACCGTGTTTTCCCTTGACTTTCTTGGACTTCGCCCCGAAAATGACTCCAGCTTTATCGGTCGAAACGAGCTCAACTGCGGAGGGTGAAAATGCGTCGATTGGCTCTCGGGCTCCTCGTTGCTGTTTGCCTCGCGGCGTCTTCCGCGCCTTCGAGGGCGGCGACGCTGTTCGGAAATATCGACAACCCGCCGTCCGGGCCTTCGATCGTCGACGGGGCCAACTCCGCCTTCCTCGTGCAGGGGTGGGTGGTCGGAAGCGACGGAGTCGGTCGCGTGGACGTGCTCGTCGACGGCCAGATCGTGACGAGCACCAACGCGTTCGGCCAGAGGCCGGACGTCAACGCGGCGTATCCGGCGCTCCCGAACTCGCTCAACTCCGGCTGGTCCGTCTACATCGACTCGACCGCGCTCCTCAACGGGATGCACACGATTTCCGCCGTCGCCGTCGGGCTCTCCGACGGCAGCTCGGCGCCCGACACGGCCGACCTCGGCAGCCGGCAGGTGCAGGTCGACAACGCCAGCCTGAACCTCCATCCGTTCGGCGAGCTCCAGTATCCGGTCGACGAGTCCACGATGCGATCCATCTGCGGGAGCGCCGCCCCGTCGGGACCGACCGGCTGCGAGTTCTCGCCGTGTCCCCCGGGCGGGGGACCTCCCCCCACGGGAACGATCAAACGCGCCGATCTGAACATCGTGACCGGCTGGGTCCTCGACACCGGCGCCCGCTCCGATGCCGGCCAGACCGGTTACGTGCAGCTCCTGATCGACGGCGTGATCATCGCCGACACGCGCCAGGACTGCGTCGAGCTCTCCGGCGCCTTCACGAACTGCTACGGCCTCAACCGGCCGGACGTCGAGAGACTGTTCCCCGGGTTCGTCAACTCCGACAATGCCGGATACGTCTTCAGCTTCGCGGCCGTGGACGACGGCACGGGACATCTCGTGCTCTACACTCCGTTCGGCAGCGGGCTCGATGACCAGGACGTCAACGTCAGGAGCATCACGACGATCGTCCCCGGCAAGCACGACATTTCGATCCGCGCGGGCGACGTCGCCGAGACGGTTTCGCTGATCGGCACGCCGATCTCCGTCAATTTCACGACGGGTTGCAACGGCGTCACGTCGATCGATCAGTCGGCGTTCGGAAACATCGAGACGCCGGTGAACCAGCAGGTCCTGACCGGCACCGCCGAGATCTCCGGCTGGGCCTTCGATCCGGACGGGTACTCGTGCCACTCGACCAACTCGCTGTCCCACATCGACGTCGACGTCGACGGACGCTACACCGACATCGTCACGAAGCAGCCCTGCGGGATTCCGTGTCCGCCGGACACCAACTGTCTGGTCGTCAACCCGGACTGCCAGCCGTCGGCGCCCGGCAGCAACGACGACAACGCGCCCGCCGACTGGTGCCTCATCCGCGCCGACGTCCCGGTCCACGACATCCGGGTGCCCGCGTCGTTCCTCAGCAAGAATCCGCCGTGCAACGACACGGCGGCGTCGTGGACGGCGGGCGACGCGAAGGTGGGCTGGTCGTTCGCGCTCGACACCACCCAGCTCGCCAACACGGCGCACGACCTGAACGTCTACGCGTCGGATTGCCGCGGCTACCGGACGCTGATCGGCCGGCGGAAGT
Proteins encoded in this region:
- a CDS encoding DUF2062 domain-containing protein, which encodes MSIFSGRWQRFILHLMGKEDPPERIAAAFALGVAISFFTPLTGFHTLIALGLAFLLGLSKVDVVMGTFVVNPWTVVPVITFEEFLGKKILRLSPSLAPRLPWREILHKKFWHTLRGSGWNYLAALTVGSVVASALAATVTYFLVHGLILRYQRTHPHLAAQRRCSADTPIAPEEPPPPGPEPR
- the thiL gene encoding thiamine-phosphate kinase, which codes for MSPLRGEDALTARLAAAARRLAPRRREKGIRLAVGIGDDAAVIDAARGRYAITTDTLVEEIDFLRGERPRAIGRRAAAANLSDLAAMGADPEGYLLTIGLGPGRVASYAERIAEGVLAKMRPFGAALWGGDLSRAPATFVTICLVGRAKRPVLRSGAVPGDRLFTTGTAGAAAEALGFRKRRAGKAPARREKPHLDPEPRIAFARDLARRRWATAMIDVSDGLGKDAHRLARASRVKLVFSGIPSGVLTAASDDFELLFTASPRRAPAIVALGRRLATPVSEVGRVERGRGVFAEERGRRRPVPERGYDHLA
- the lon gene encoding endopeptidase La, whose product is MPDREFEKPAESVGEIPIPDIVPVLPLKDMVVFPYIIVPLSVSREKSINAVDAALAEQRVIMLALQKNSENENPAPGDLHDVGTLAAIMRMLKLPDGRIRLLVQGVSRARVNSFLQQDPYFRAKVTRVPEPEPSKRLAPEEEALVRGVKQNLERSVTLGKNISPEVMLIAANLEDTARLADLAASNMELKAEQSQRVLETVDAIPRLRLVNEEILKEINVLTMQQEITSQARGEMDKSQREYFLRQQLKAIQQELGEGEELSEEIEHYRRLVGEKKLSEEAAAEVGKQIKRLERSHPDSAETAIIRTYLDWMTGLPWGTYSTDASDLDRARRILDEDHYDLEKIKARIIEFLAVKTLKKTMKGPILCFVGPPGVGKTSLGRSIARALDRKFIRLSLGGVRDEAEIRGHRRTYVGALPGRIIQGISQAGTSNPVFMLDEIDKLGADYRGDPSSALLEVLDPEQNSTFRDHYLGVPYDLSRVLFVATANMLDPIQPAFLDRMEVISLSGYTEGEKLQIARQHLIPKQLDENGVTEHAIEFTTAGLRHIIEGYTREAGLRNLEREIGSVARKVAVAVARGKKTKFRITPAVAARMLGPTKFFSEERLKKDEVGVATGLAWTPVGGDVLFIEASVVKGKGGILLTGMLGAVMKESAQAALTYAKAHAQELSIPDEYFENHDLHVHVPEGSIPKDGPSAGITMATAMISAFTGRPVSKDLAMTGEITLRGEVLPIGGVQEKVLAAKRAKIRHVLLPKFNRRDVEQISPHVLAGLEIRYVSSVDEVLAAALLPAAPAPPAEPPVPRKRSGPLPPEPPRPSA
- a CDS encoding Hsp20/alpha crystallin family protein, which codes for MRRAGLFGPLMEITRLQSELNRLFSGILENQRAALATAAAWDPNADVLEDADEVRIIVEVPGLSAEDLSVAAQGNRVRIRGVKRAEPQEGEGAKFLCMERFFGDFEKIVPIPYPVNLKQASATLRDGLLTVALPRVATERRRFVEIQIRISEGNS
- the nrdR gene encoding transcriptional regulator NrdR codes for the protein MKCPFCGGLEDRVVDSREGRDGEFIRRRRECTVCNRRFTSYETIEDIPYMVVKNDGRREPFDRKKLRAGLSRACEKRPIPSARLDAIADEAENRLHESADREMTTREIGSLVMERLKELDEVAYVRFASVYRQFEDVGEFLDELKTLLSGRRQPKGAR
- a CDS encoding lysylphosphatidylglycerol synthase transmembrane domain-containing protein, which codes for MGNAHRGKVVASVALAVALLVFFLARVDLHDVARRIAQVAPIPFFLSLACALTAIPLRAWRWQVLLRPVGEVDFGPTFAATCIGFAASTVLPARAGEVVRPVVLARRTRVPLSACVASVLFERVFDLTTVLALFLVYGLWPGLHPAFSGHAAAVFSSMRALALVSGAGAAVFFAIAFVATGRRQGARKLVSRMTRWLPARLRKPAEDAFSSFLDGMRPVRHGPTLAATALLSVLLWTIVCGQVAFLFRAFRLPLAPAASILIVVATLIGLAIPTPGGVGGFHKLCQVALTLFYGIDVDAATGLAIVYWFIAFTPVTVLGFWLFAAGPRRKRESLAALAETAADEPR